The following are from one region of the Chanos chanos chromosome 10, fChaCha1.1, whole genome shotgun sequence genome:
- the twist2 gene encoding twist-related protein 2 → MEESSSSPVSPVDSLVTSEEELDRQQKRFGRKRRHSKKSSEDGSPGSVKRSKKPSPSSTQSYEELQNQRVLANVRERQRTQSLNEAFASLRKIIPTLPSDKLSKIQTLKLASRYIDFLYQVLQSDEMDNKMSSCSYVAHERLSYAFSVWRMEGAWSMSASH, encoded by the coding sequence atggaagagAGTTCAAGTTCTCCCGTCTCCCCAGTGGATAGCCTAGTGACCAGCGAGGAGGAGTTGGACAGACAACAGAAAAGGTTTggaaggaagaggagacacAGTAAAAAGTCGAGCGAGGACGGCAGTCCGGGTTCCGTTAAACGGAGCAAAAAACCAAGCCCTAGCAGCACACAGTCATATGAGGAGCTGCAGAACCAGCGGGTACTGGCTAACGTCAGGGAGAGGCAAAGGACTCAATCACTAAACGAAGCCTTCGCATCTTTGCGAAAAATTATTCCTACGCTACCATCGGATAAACTCAGCAAGATACAGACACTCAAGCTGGCGTCCAGATACATTGACTTCCTCTATCAGGTGCTGCAAAGCGACGAGATGGACAACAAGATGTCGAGCTGTAGCTATGTTGCGCACGAGAGACTCAGTTACGCTTTCTCGGTGTGGAGGATGGAGGGCGCGTGGTCTATGTCTGCGTCCCACTAG